Proteins encoded within one genomic window of Ascaphus truei isolate aAscTru1 chromosome 8, aAscTru1.hap1, whole genome shotgun sequence:
- the COX15 gene encoding heme A synthase COX15 isoform X2 gives MLLLLTLRSGLAQSRVQAALRYIHTAGGQKRHFIQRRWKSSTVAEMAAPSRAAGGSVPNSAAERIMGRWLLVCSGMVAGAVILGGVTRLTESGLSMVDWHLIKEMKPPVTRADWEAEFQKYQQYPEFKIMNHDMTLNEFKFIWFMEYSHRMWGRAVGLAYILPAIYFWRKGWFSRGMKGRVLGLCGFVCFQGLLGWYMVKSGLEEKPESYDIPRVSQYRLAAHLGSALVLYCASLWTGLSLLLPKHKLPDTRQLLQLRRFTHWTTGLVFLTALSGAFVAGLDAGLVYNSFPKMGERWIPDDLLAFSPTLKNFFENPTTVQFDHRILGISSVAAITGLYYFSRKIPLPRRAKLALNSLIAVAYMQVTLGISTLLLYVPTSLAATHQSGSLALLSMAIWLMNELRRLPK, from the exons ATGCTGCTTCTGTTGACTCTCCGCTCCGGCCTGGCACAGAGCAGGGTGCAGGCGGCGCTGCGCTACATCCACACAGCGGGAGGGCAG AAGAGACACTTTATTCAGAGGAGATGGAAAAGCAGCACTGTGGCAGAAATGGCAGCGCCGTCCagagctgcagggggatctgtCCCTAATTCTGCTGCGGAACGTATCATGGGACGCTGGCTTCTAGTATGCAGTGGGATGGTAGCTGGAGCAGTCATCCTGGGAGGCGTAACAAG ATTAACAGAATCTGGACTTTCAATGGTTGACTGgcatttaataaaggagatgaaaCCACCAGTGACTCGAGCAGATTGGGAAGCAGAGTTTCAAAAGTACCAGCAGTACCCTGAATTTAAAAT TATGAACCATGATATGACTCTGAACGAGTTCAAGTTTATCTGGTTCATGGAGTATTCTCACCGCATGTGGGGACGGGCAGTGGGGCTGGCTTACATTCTCCCAGCAATCTACTTCTGGAGAAAGGGCTGGTTCAGTCGTGGAATGAAAGGTCGTGTTCTTGGCCTCTGTGGCTTTGTTTGCTTCCAG GGTCTCCTGGGTTGGTACATGGTGAAAAGCGGATTAGAAGAGAAACCAGAGTCCTATGACATCCCTCGTGTCAGTCAGTACCGTCTGGCCGCACATTTGGGTTCTGCGCTTGTTCTCTACTGTGCAAGTCTTTGGACTGGATTGTCTCTTCTTCTTCCAAAGCACAAG TTACCTGACACCCGTCAGCTGCTGCAGCTGAGAAGATTCACGCATTGGACAACAGGCCTGGTCTTCCTCACAGCTCTCTCAG GTGCCTTTGTCGCAGGTTTAGACGCCGGTCTTGTCTACAACTCCTTCCCTAAGATGGGGGAACGTTGGATTCCAGACGACCTGCTTGCATTCTCCCCAACATTGAAAAACTTTTTTGAGAATCCCACAACAGTGCAGTTTGATCACAGGATACTC GGGATCAGCTCCGTAGCGGCCATCACTGGGCTGTACTATTTCTCTCGGAAGATTCCTCTCCCTCGTAGAGCGAAGCTCGCATTAAACTCCCTGATAGCTGTGGCTTATATGCAG GTCACACTGGGTATAAGCACCCTTCTACTATATGTTCCAACCTCATTAGCGGCTACCCATCAGTCTGGCTCATTGGCTCTGCTCAGCATGGCTATCTGGCTAATGAACGAATTGAGACGGCTACCTAAATAG
- the COX15 gene encoding heme A synthase COX15 isoform X1, protein MLLLLTLRSGLAQSRVQAALRYIHTAGGQQKRHFIQRRWKSSTVAEMAAPSRAAGGSVPNSAAERIMGRWLLVCSGMVAGAVILGGVTRLTESGLSMVDWHLIKEMKPPVTRADWEAEFQKYQQYPEFKIMNHDMTLNEFKFIWFMEYSHRMWGRAVGLAYILPAIYFWRKGWFSRGMKGRVLGLCGFVCFQGLLGWYMVKSGLEEKPESYDIPRVSQYRLAAHLGSALVLYCASLWTGLSLLLPKHKLPDTRQLLQLRRFTHWTTGLVFLTALSGAFVAGLDAGLVYNSFPKMGERWIPDDLLAFSPTLKNFFENPTTVQFDHRILGISSVAAITGLYYFSRKIPLPRRAKLALNSLIAVAYMQVTLGISTLLLYVPTSLAATHQSGSLALLSMAIWLMNELRRLPK, encoded by the exons ATGCTGCTTCTGTTGACTCTCCGCTCCGGCCTGGCACAGAGCAGGGTGCAGGCGGCGCTGCGCTACATCCACACAGCGGGAGGGCAG CAGAAGAGACACTTTATTCAGAGGAGATGGAAAAGCAGCACTGTGGCAGAAATGGCAGCGCCGTCCagagctgcagggggatctgtCCCTAATTCTGCTGCGGAACGTATCATGGGACGCTGGCTTCTAGTATGCAGTGGGATGGTAGCTGGAGCAGTCATCCTGGGAGGCGTAACAAG ATTAACAGAATCTGGACTTTCAATGGTTGACTGgcatttaataaaggagatgaaaCCACCAGTGACTCGAGCAGATTGGGAAGCAGAGTTTCAAAAGTACCAGCAGTACCCTGAATTTAAAAT TATGAACCATGATATGACTCTGAACGAGTTCAAGTTTATCTGGTTCATGGAGTATTCTCACCGCATGTGGGGACGGGCAGTGGGGCTGGCTTACATTCTCCCAGCAATCTACTTCTGGAGAAAGGGCTGGTTCAGTCGTGGAATGAAAGGTCGTGTTCTTGGCCTCTGTGGCTTTGTTTGCTTCCAG GGTCTCCTGGGTTGGTACATGGTGAAAAGCGGATTAGAAGAGAAACCAGAGTCCTATGACATCCCTCGTGTCAGTCAGTACCGTCTGGCCGCACATTTGGGTTCTGCGCTTGTTCTCTACTGTGCAAGTCTTTGGACTGGATTGTCTCTTCTTCTTCCAAAGCACAAG TTACCTGACACCCGTCAGCTGCTGCAGCTGAGAAGATTCACGCATTGGACAACAGGCCTGGTCTTCCTCACAGCTCTCTCAG GTGCCTTTGTCGCAGGTTTAGACGCCGGTCTTGTCTACAACTCCTTCCCTAAGATGGGGGAACGTTGGATTCCAGACGACCTGCTTGCATTCTCCCCAACATTGAAAAACTTTTTTGAGAATCCCACAACAGTGCAGTTTGATCACAGGATACTC GGGATCAGCTCCGTAGCGGCCATCACTGGGCTGTACTATTTCTCTCGGAAGATTCCTCTCCCTCGTAGAGCGAAGCTCGCATTAAACTCCCTGATAGCTGTGGCTTATATGCAG GTCACACTGGGTATAAGCACCCTTCTACTATATGTTCCAACCTCATTAGCGGCTACCCATCAGTCTGGCTCATTGGCTCTGCTCAGCATGGCTATCTGGCTAATGAACGAATTGAGACGGCTACCTAAATAG